The window ttaaatgagACACTTCCTTATTAGTTTGTTAAAAAAAACGCACATTTTTATATTTGGGAACAATTTagggcccgtttggccataaaaaaaaattcactttttttttggaaaaattctcCTTTTTTTCggaatcagtgtttggccatgaaaattccatatttcacttgaagatgaatttcagaatttttgttttgaaaaattccaaaaaattatttttcaaaatttttatttcaaatcactcacaaaaattcaaaatatctccaaattatattcatgtccaaacactactctaatttttaaataccattttacttgaaatttttcacttttttctagaatttcacaattcttatgtccaaacgcccacttaactttaaactctttatttttcccactttacccttaatgagaagcttttatagccataAAAATGTCATGGTCCTATAAAGCTTTTGTCCCTTAAGCTTTTAGGAACACATGTTTCAAATTCTTTTTCTCTTAAACTTTGCGCCAAGTCAAAATaaatcatctaaattgaaacggatggagtatatataaaaaataatcgCGTCTAAGTTTTTAAATGAGTAGGTCACAGAATGCAAACATTACCTTGAGGTGGTCCGGACCACGATAGCATGAATAGTCTACAAGGTAAACGGATCCGGGTCGGGTCATAATGTAGAATGTGGATCCAAAAATCAAAATGACAGATAAAATAAAGATGGTGGCAAGGTTATGTTGAAGATTGAGGTATAAATAATGTATGTCTTGATAGTTCATTTGGGAGCCTTGAACAAAGATGATGGCTATAAGGGGGAGTGAAAAAAGAGACAAAAGATGGGACAGTAAATAATGATAGCCTAATTTCACGTACTTAAGTTTAATATTTTGTAAGAAATCAGGTAGCATTATTCGGGCTTGTTTCATCTGAACTGATGGAGGGGAAGGTGGAGACTGAAAATCTTTGTTGCACATTATGTTAAAGGATGTTCTTCATCAATAGTTGAATCTTGCACAAAAAAAGGCTTTAAAACTTGGGATAAAAAGAGGCTACTACTTGTTTTGCGCAGGTTTCTTTGGAGAGTGGTAGTATTTATATAGAATATTATGGGCTGGTTTGGACACTCCTAAGATGAAAATAATTTTGATAGAAAATATGTTATTCCCTCTGTCTCAAATTATctgtcatatttctcttttaagAAACattaattagaatttttttttgactattttacccATATTTTTGTCTTAAGATATAATCTATCTTCATTAAATATTTATTCTATATATGTGTCATCTCCATCatccgagggtctcctggaaacagcctctctgccccttggggtagaggtaaggtctgcgtacatattaccctccccagatcccacttgtgggattacactgggttgttgttgttgttgttgccatctCCATCATCAAGAACAATTATTAGGAGgggtaaaataagaaaaaaataattaattttgtcttgaacttttaaaatgacaaataattcgagacaattttttttaaaaatcatgaCAACTAATTTGAGATGGAAGgagtaattatatttatattttcggtTTAAGTAGTATTGATATAACTTTATACTGGAATCTTAGTATAATTTTATACCACACACAATATGAGATAACATGCAAGAAGTAGAGAGTCAAAAATAAGTAGTACAACGTAATCTATTAATTCCAGTATTGCAATCCCAACATTTTTTATCCGGatataattttatatacttttcgGCTAATGAATGCCACTAATTTCATCCGACCGATCAGTTTTGTATTTTGCCCATAATTTTATCTGAAATTAGCTAGAGATACGTGGGCTGGGTTTGGAAATTAAGGTAGATGTAACTACAACAATGCCAAAATCTGGGAAAAAGGAGGAGGAATCCTTCGTAAATGAGGTTGAATGGGACATGGAATGTTTTTGACTAATGAGTGAAGGTATGGTTTTACTTTTACAATACACTCGTAAAAAAAGAAGATTGTGAGAAGTGGAAATTAACGCAGAGGAAAGGAGGAGGAAGGTGGCGTGTGGGGTTCCTTTTGCCAGAAATTTCTCACTGTTTTTAATCTGCAAGACAAATATGTGTGGAAAACTGAAATCCCTTGTAATATGTCAATCTTCTGGACTTGTCCCCTGCATGGGACAAAATCTGTTTTTCTcatttcaaaatgtaaaatttagccccccccccccccctaaaaaaaaaaaagtaaaattcatATATGAAAACAAAGCCATCTCCATCCTAATGAAATTTCCTCCCAACGCCATCAAATTTGGCATCCAAAATTGATGACTGAAATATAAGGAGGAAGTTTGTTTTCACTAAATTAAACAAATCTCAAAGTAGTTCTCAAATGAGTCTCCACTTAGCTAGCACACACTTTCTCTAGTAAATACTTACCGGCACCCGATGTTTACATCAAATCATGTTAATTTACATAGTTACGTAAATTAACAAAGTAAAAATGCATATTAATTAACCATGTTTAACTATTATAAGTATATGTGCAAACACATGCCATGCATATAGGTGCAGATAAGTTTTTAACTTTTCTCCTTAATACAATATATACTTCGTTTAAAGGAAAAATTACATCGACTACGTGCGTCCAACTTAGCAGGCTGATTCCAAACTTCGAGCAAATAGCATGTCTATTTATTCTCTTGGAACACTAGCAATATTTGGACATGTCATTGTAATTGAGGTATTAGAATGTGATGGATTTGTATCTTAATTTAATATATGTAGTGTAGTTAACCTTGTACGATTTGATTGCAACACAAGTAAAAGTTATTTTGCCACTGTCTTTACCCAGACAGACGATcgaattcattatttatttttttaaaatcggTCTACATAAATTACGATTAtcgactatttaggttaattctacTTTAAAAAGGGATCCACTTGATATGTGGTTACTAATTTGGTAATTGATTGCAAATTGCTATCCGTGATACATTAATTCATTAGCAATCTGTAGGATTTATTAGTATTTATTAAGAGAGATTTTCATTAGGCAGCCACATCTGAACCCTtgatttttataaagaaaaattaaattaaaaaatttacatCTGGTTATCTTATGCATGCGTGGTTGGAATTTCTGACtagaatcaattttttttttttttttttttttttggggtacAAACGATTGCAGGAAGTTGGGAAAAAATGAGACACTGATAAAGTATATAAAAGGGGCAGGACATATAGTTCAATTGGAACGTCCAGTTCATGCAAGCACCAAAGAAGTCACACTGGGAGGCTGCAACAAGGCTGGTTAGGTATCTAAGAAGCACAGCAGGTCAAGGAATTTAGCTGCAGAAGCCAATGAAttgacttgttggtgtgattcaGATTGGGCATCGTGCCCAAATACAAGAAGGTTAGTGACAGGATaggttgtgaagcttggggacTCTTTGATCTCTTGGAAGTCAAAGAAGCAACAAACAATATCTAGAAGTTCAACAGAGGCATAATACAGGAGCATGACATCAGCAGTAGCAGAAATCACTTGGTTGTTGGGGTTGTGCAAAGAGCTAGGCATTGAAACTAGAGAACCAGTAATAGTGCACACTAACAGCAAGATTGCTATGCAAATTGCAGCCAATCCAATTTTTCATGAAAGAACAAAGCATATAGAGATTGATTGTCATTTCATTAGTTACAAGATTAAGCGTGGAATGATCATGCCTATGTATGTTCCTACAAAGGATCAATTAGCTGATATTTTGACCAAAGAATTAAGTCATGCAGCACGTGTACATCTATTGAGCAAGCTGGGAGTGTTGAACATTTTGCACCCTCCAGCTCGAGGGGGAGTATTGTAATATGCACATGTGGCAAGCTATGTACAGCTGGCTGCCAGCTAGATGCCAACTAAGATGTTTTAAGTTAGTTGTAATTAGTTGTAAAATATAGTTAGGAAGGTTAAGCATGTGATTAGGCTGTTAggatattttgtatatatacacTTGTTAGTGGCAATGAAATAGTGGATTgccactttcttcttcttcttcttcttcttcttcttcttcttcttcttcttctgtagtTCATCTTCTTCTCTTCTCCTAAGAACATTCTAGAGCATTGTTGCTCAGAATTCACAAgacaatttattctttggcatatatatatatatatatatatatatatatatatatatatatatatatatattaaattgtATTGAGTGCTCATAGAGAGCCTTGGGGTTTGGATAGACAAGGTATGTTATGAAGGAGTTGATCTTAATAAGGGCGGTCAACTAACCACCATTCGTCCAAAAATTACATTGTTCATAGAGGTAAAATATTATGTTTTAaaggtatataatatatattgatCAACCTTTGTTGGAAATTTTTTccacttcttttaaatttgaacatTCTTGGGGAAATTTCTACCTTCGCCACTATCTTTACCCAGATAGGCGGTCGAATTCATTATTTATTCTTTTAAAATCGATCTACATAAATTATATTGATTAtcgactatttaggttaattctacTTTAAAAAGGGATCCACTTGATATGTGGTTACTAATTTGGTTATTGATTGCAAATTGCTATCCGTGAAACATTAATTCTTTAGCAATCTGTAGGATTTATTAGTACTATTAAGAGAGATTTTCATGAGGCAGCCATATCTGAACCCTtgatttttataaagaaaaattaaattataaaattaacatCCGGTTATCTTATGCATGCGTGGTTGGAATTTTTGATTAGAATCATTTTTTTTGGGTACAAACGATTGCAGGAACTTGGGAGAAAATGCGACACTCAAGTATATAAAAGGGGCAGGACATATAGTTCAATTGGAACGTCCCTGCACTTAAATCATTGTCTCAAGAAATTTCTTTCATCCTCAAGTGGCCCTGGGAACTTATGAATCTACATAATAATAAATCTGACCTTTATTCAAGTAAAATTATGGATTGTCGTCGTTTGTTATAATTTCAAAACTTCTTCTGTTGCACTAGTAAAAcacatttttatatttgtttGATCAAACTTGATCTAATCTTAGTTTAATCCAATTTATATGCGATTTTTGTTTGGCAAGAAATggattttatttgtattttgctTAATTCGATCTAATCAGGAAACTTATTTACTCTTGATTAAGTTCTTTACAATTTGCATGCTGCTATATGCTTGTACTACAAATATATCGTAACAAATGCTAAATCCATTTCGTACAAGGATTTCATGTAAAATGGAGTAATAAATATCAAGAATATTTAGAAATACAATAATGCAATAACATTAGATAAAATCATGACAAGTGGATAAATTCTTTCATGATCTCTCTATCTTCGCCGCTACTAATCCTATCTGATTTGGACAATATAGAGATAGAGATAGAGATAGCGATAGTGTTTATATTTCATAGGTATGGAGAAGAGCTGAAGGGAGTAATTTAATAGTAATATATGCCAAACAGTCACATCAAGGCCATCATCATACTATCTTTTAGATATCAACTTTTTGTGTCTTTTTCCACTTCCCTTTAATttgacttccaaatccaaagcaATATATGATCATGAGAACGTACTTATAAATAAAGCGAACACTTCCTTTATCATTTCCAAATACTATTATAATCATGATTCTTAAATGTGAGTAGGTATAgcttaaaaaggaaaataaattcaCAAATTAAAAGTACCATTTGAACGTGTAGTGATCTTAGATGTGTAGTGTAATATTtgtatgattatatatatacgaGAATGTTAcgaaaaatgaaataagaaaagaagattTCATTCTTTTGTGagaaactaaaaagaaaagagtatataAAATGGACAGGAACAAAGGGAGTATAATCCAAGAACTTATAACTCAGTTCTGTTTGCGACGAACAAAATCATAAAACCCTAGAAGAACACATGGCGGTACTCGACATTTTGTGATCGAGGTAAATATACTAATTTCTTTTGAAGATTGAAACACTGGAACAAGTATTGTACAAGATAGAATGACATGAGAGATTCATAAGATCCGATAATATATAAGATAAGGTCGTAGTACAATGCAATAAAACATGTTGGAATTAAAGTACCAGACAACAGTACTATTTTACACAAGGAGAAGGTACAAATTTCCACAGTACTTTTAAGGACATCACTTGCCTTCCTAGGTAACGATATCCAGCTTAGTATTTCTTATCAACATCTTCACTAGTGCAGGTTCAGATACCTCAGAAGCctattcaaaaatttcaaaagagAACGAAACGAAAgaattagaataatattagctaAGAATCCATCAAAGAACGAAAGACTCCAATGGTTTAATTAGTCATTACGTACTTAATTATAATGAAACCAGTTTGAATATTTTACATGCAAATGGCGAGGATCATAATAAAGAACATAGGAGTACTTCTTTAACTTCTTGTCAGGATATTACAGTGCTTTCTATAGAGGTAAGTTCTATTAGAAGTTTAATATGTATTAGCTCTATTATTCAGATATAGTTAATCACTTCGGATAGGATTTTACTCTGTCAAAGGTATCCTAGGCATGCTAGACCTATTGTGTCAACCGTGTGTTAAAAGAGGATTAATCCTCTAACCATTAAAGCTGCAGAAActgaattttttaatatattaCATTAAAACTAATGGACTTTATAGTGATCATCAATTAATTAGTATTGCAGACactgtttttttaaaaataaaataaaataaagaattgaagGTATTTTAATTGGAATAGGGTAGATAGGGATACATGCAGTAACTTTCAAAACTTGTAGCGCCACTCCATCTCTTTTGGccattttttatttcttctaaCCCGgctatttgtttatgaaaatttGTAATTGAATCTCGAAAAATAAGGCAATAGTTTAAGTTTTATGCACTAATATAAGAAGCGATTAAAATATTAggttaattaaaagaaaattacagTTAATTTTATTTAGTAAGCATTTATTTGTAGCCGAAAATAAATTAACTTGCTGATGGTGCAAAACCTAAATGAATGGGTTAGGTTTTGGTATTGTACTAATTGTTGAACTGTGTTACAATCTAATTTAAACAACTAGTGCTTAAGTGTGCAAAATCTAGTTGTTTAAAGCATAAACTGTTTcgcacttttatttacttaattacgTATTCAGTATTAGTAATTAAATGGGGTACCTTTGTTCTTCATCGGCTGCAACTCCAGTGGTGCCACCATTCCTGTAAGTAGGAAGAGGAACAAGGCCAGATTCAATGCGCCTGAGATCCTCAATAAGGATTTCATAGTGTCGCTTGACTTCGTCGACCGATTTTCCGCCTCCTACAGCCCTAGCCACATTTTGCCAGCGGTCAGGAGTGTCCTTATCAAACTGAGCTAAAGCTCTTTCAAACAATTTGTTTTGCTGCGGAGTCCATGAATTTCTAATAGAGTTTGATGCCATATTATTGAGTTGTAGAAGTTTGTAAAAAGCAACAAAAAGGAAGGAATAGGGTTATGGATGATTGAAGAAAGGATGGCCAATTTTGGTGTTTATAAAGAGGTGAGGAATTATGAGGGGTTAAAGGGGGGATTAATAGAGCCAATTGGAGAAGAATCTAAATTTGGCTTAAAGTCGGGAGAGAGTGACTCGTCTCCTTTGGAACCACAAGACCTACTGCACTGCAGTGGACgagaatctctctctctctctcttcagaCTAAGTTAAGTTTCTCCAACGTAAATCATAGTTGTTGCAGTAAAAAAAAACCAATACGAAGGAATGATCCAAGTGAAGCTGTGGAATCGTTCTGATCCTGGGATACATCCATACATTCTTATGCACGTGTGGAGCCCTGCATTTTCTTGGGATCTTAATTTAGTATTTGGTTTTTGCGTGTTTTTTTTTGGCTTCTAAACTGATGTACCGGAAACAAGCTCTCTGTCTTGTCTTTAaaaggcaggggtaaggtctgcgtatactctATCCTTGTTGAACTATaatgggttttttgttgttgttattgttgttggtttCTAACCTGATGTTATTTATCCGCTATGAGCCTTGACTATCTGAATTTCCGTCAACCGCCTATTACAGGAGGAAATGCTCCCTACTATGGTTTTATTTTTGGCTTAGTGTGTGTTGGGGTTTTATTGGTTTGGTGgtacaataataacaataaattcaGTGGAATTCCACAAATGGTGTCTCAGTAGAATAATGTGTCCACGGACTTTACCTTTATCTTATGAAGGTGCAAATGTTGTTTCCGATAATTCTCGGTTCAAGAACGTGAAAAGAAGCAATATTATTGATTAGGTGGTGTGAATGAAAAATAGAGGGgcagaaaaatttgaaaaaattccTTTACAAAGGAAACTATGTCCCTTATTGAATAAAGACAAGAAAGTTATTGGATTTCAATAAAAATGCACTTCttttagcttttaaatttttggaaagaaagtaagcctcaataatagaaaaataatgtGCGCAGATAGCCGATTTTGGAGCTGCTAACAtgcccaaaataaaataaaaaattgcaaaTTTAACCACTTCAAAATCACTTCAACCATATACGACCAAAATTGCTAGAATTATTATATGAATTTTGACAGCAAACTTCGAATATTTTTGCCGAATTGCCTTTACTTTTTAATGTAACCTTCATATATTTTATTACTTGTCAGACATAAGCCATTAATCTTCTGCGGTCATAGCAGTATCTGAAGATCTAGCAATGGCCATTACCTTAATGGGTTGGGTGGGTGTTTGAAAAGACTTaaattttgctaaaaaaaaaaaaaaaaaaaactgttttggagggattcgaagaaaaagaagacaagaaAAAATTAACGTCTCAGGGCGTGCAATGTACTGGCAATACTGCATGTCTATACAGTTTTAATTCATTCGACTCTGATAACATTGGGAATTGCTCTTTCGGTTCTATTCTGCACTGAGAAACGTACCAAAAGGCTTGTAGCTGTCCACCTGAATTAATTGCATGTATGTTTTCCCCTATATTAGTAGTAATTTATTTTGTGTGCTTTGTGTTACCACTTGCTCCTACTAGATAGTTTCCATGACTTGAATATGGTGGCTATCACTTTTACTTCTCATGTTTCGCTTTTTGAGAGTCGGAC of the Nicotiana tabacum cultivar K326 chromosome 7, ASM71507v2, whole genome shotgun sequence genome contains:
- the LOC107792932 gene encoding protein RADIALIS-like 4; amino-acid sequence: MASNSIRNSWTPQQNKLFERALAQFDKDTPDRWQNVARAVGGGKSVDEVKRHYEILIEDLRRIESGLVPLPTYRNGGTTGVAADEEQRLLRYLNLH